From Apium graveolens cultivar Ventura chromosome 9, ASM990537v1, whole genome shotgun sequence, the proteins below share one genomic window:
- the LOC141684628 gene encoding uncharacterized protein LOC141684628, with product MEESIISLVTPGEILGKASQLKAGKGAYVNTTTTTTTKEAPLVYASLTGLPRFVPPSPHSADQRPTVEVTGHKAHGAVPQPASIVIARVTKVMARMASADIMCVGPKSVREKFTGIIRQQDVRATEIDKVEMHSSFRPGDIVKAQVLSLGDARAYHLSTAKNELGVVSAESASGATMVPISWTEMQCPLTGQTEPRKVAKVET from the exons ATGGAAGAATCGATAATATCATTGGTGACGCCGGGTGAGATATTAGGCAAGGCCTCACAACTTAAAGCAGGGAAGGGTGCGTATGTTAataccaccaccaccaccaccaccaaaGAAGCTCCTCTTGTCTACGCTTCTCTCACTGGTCTTCCCCGTTTCGTCCCCCCCTCCCCTCATTCCGCTGACCAG AGACCAACTGTTGAAGTTACTGGTCACAAGGCACATGGTGCTGTTCCTCAACCCGCTTCTATTGTCATTGCTCGG GTTACTAAGGTCATGGCTAGAATGGCTTCTGCAGATATAATGTGTGTTGGTCCCAAGTCCGTCCGAGAAAAATTCACTGGGATTATTAG GCAACAAGATGTCAGAGCAACTGAGATTGACAAAGTAGAAATGCACTCATCATTTCGCCCAGGAGACATTGTTAAAGCTCAAGTG CTTTCTCTTGGAGATGCACGTGCGTATCATCTATCAACCGCAAAGAATGAGTTGGGAGTTGTATCCGCAGAAAGTGCTTCAG GTGCAACAATGGTTCCAATTAGTTGGACAGAGATGCAGTGCCCATTGACAGGTCAAACTGAGCCAAGGAAGGTTGCGAAGGTTGAAACATAG